One window of Camelina sativa cultivar DH55 chromosome 4, Cs, whole genome shotgun sequence genomic DNA carries:
- the LOC104780236 gene encoding indole-3-acetaldehyde oxidase-like isoform X4, translating to MSLVFAINGQRFDLELSSVDPSTTLLEFLRYQTPFKSVKFSCGEGGCGACVVLLSKYDPVLQHVEDFTVSSCLTLFCSINHCSITTSEGLGNSRDGFHPVHKRLSGFHASQCGFCTPGMSVSLFSALLDADKSHSSELTVVEAEKAISGNLCRCTGYRPIVDACKSFASDIDIEDLGLNSFCRKGDKDFIKSLPRFNSEKRVCTFPEFLKDEIKSMNSGMYRWCSPESVEELQSLLVGYKANGNGVSMKLVAGNTSVGYYKDEREQSYDKYIDITRIPQLKEIREKQNGVEIGSVVSISKVIAALKEIRVSPGMFGKLATHMEKIAARFIRNLGSIGGNLVMAQRKQFPSDMATILLAAGAVVNIMSFPRGLEKLTLEEFLHGSPLEAHDLVVSFEIPFWHSETNSELLFETYRAAPRPNGNALAYLNAAFLAQVKDTAVVNCRLAFGAYGTKHAIRCKEIEDFLSGKVITDKVLYEAITLLGNVVVPEAGTSNPAYRSSLAPGFLFEFLHTLITHHTTDKPSNVYNLDPPKPLPMLSSSQHVPITNEYNPVGQPVTKAGASLQASGEAIYVDDIPSPTNCLYGAFIYSTKPFARIIGIHFKENLVPHGVVAVISCKDVPKGGKNVGMKTGLGSVRLFAEDFTINVGECIALVVADTQRHADAAANLAVVEYETKGLEPPILCVEDAVKKSSMFDIIPIFYPQQVGDTSKGMAAADHRILSSEMRLGSQYFFYMETQTALAVPDEDNSIVVYSSSQTPQYVHTSVATCLGIPENNVRVITRRVGGGFGGKAVMSMPVATACAVAANKLQRPVRTYVNRKTDMIMTGGRHPMKITFSVGFKSTGKITALELEILIDAGATLGFSTLMSSNIIGALKKYNWGALSFDIKLCKTNLLSRAIMRAPGDVQGTYIAEAIIENVASSLSLEVDTIRKINFHTYESLALFYKDSAGEPHEYTLSSMWDKVGASSNYDERVSMVREFNDSNMWTKRGISRLPIIYEVSMFATPGRVSVLSDGTIVVEVGGIELGQGIWTKVKQMTSYALGMLQCDGTEDLLEKIRVVQSDTLSMVQGNFTGSSTTSEGSCAAVRLCCETLVKRLKPLMERSGGPISWNKLISQAYAQSVNLSASDLYTPEEFPMRYLNYGVAVSEVEVDLVTGQTTVLQTDILYDCGKSLNPAVDLGQIEGSFVQGLGFFMLEEYITDSEGLVLTDSTWTYKIPTVDTIPRRFNVELLNSGCHEKRVLSSKASGEPPLLLAASVHCATRQAVKEARKQLCMWKGEDGSSSSTFQLPVPATMPVVKELCGVDIIESYLEWKLCANSKL from the exons ATGAGCTTGGTTTTCGCAATTAATGGGCAAAGGTTCGACCTTGAGCTCTCCTCCGTAGATCCTTCAACAACTTTGTTGGAGTTCCTTCGTTACCAGACTCCTTTCAAGAGTGTTAAGTTCAGCTGCGGCGAAG GAGGATgtggtgcttgtgttgttctTCTTTCCAAGTACGATCCTGTTCTACAACACGTAGAAGATTTCACTGTCAGCTCTTGTCTCACCCTTTTCTGCAGTATAAACCACTGCAGCATTACGACTTCAGAAGGACTTGGGAACAGCAGAGACGGTTTCCACCCGGTTCACAAGCGATTATCCGGTTTCCACGCCTCTCAGTGTGGTTTCTGCACACCAGGGATgtctgtttctctcttctctgcacTCTTAGACGCTGACAAGTCTCATTCTTCCGAGCTTACCGTTGTCGAAGCAGAGAAGGCTATCTCGGGAAACTTATGTCGGTGCACTGGCTACCGTCCGATTGTTGATGCTTGCAAGAGCTTTGCTTCGGATATTGACATTGAGGATCTTGGACTCAACTCTTTCTGTAGGAAAGGGGATAAGGATTTTATTAAGAGTTTACCACGATTTAATAGTGAGAAGCGTGTCTGTACATTTCCAGAGTTTCTCAAGGATGAGATTAAGTCTATGAATTCAGGGATGTACAGATGGTGCAGTCCGGAGAGTGTTGAGGAACTCCAGAGCTTATTGGTAGGTTACAAGGCTAATGGTAATGGAGTTTCAATGAAACTGGTTGCTGGTAACACAAGTGTGGGGTACTATAAGGATGAAAGAGAGCAGAGTTATGACAAATACATAGATATAACTCGAATCCCGCAGCTGAAAGAGATAAGAGAAAAACAGAATGGGGTTGAGATAGGATCAGTGGTATCAATATCTAAAGTTATTGCTGCTTTGAAGGAGATTAGGGTCTCACCGGGA ATGTTTGGAAAACTTGCTACTCATATGGAAAAGATTGCGGCGAGATTTATTAGGAACTTAGGTAGCATTGGGGGAAACCTTGTCATGGCTCAGAGGAAACAGTTTCCTTCTGACATGGCCACCATACTTCTTGCAGCTGGTGCAGTTGTTAACATAATGAGCTTTCCAAGAGGACTCGAAAAGCTAACACTGGAAGAGTTTCTCCACGGATCTCCTCTTGAGGCTCATGATCTGGTTGTGAGTTTTGAAATTCCATTTTGGCATTCTGAAACAAACTCTGAATTGCTCTTTGAAACCTATCGAGCTGCACCGCGTCCAAATGGAAACGCTCTGGCTTACCTGAATGCTGCTTTCTTAGCTCAAGTGAAGGATACAGCGGTAGTTAACTGTAGATTGGCTTTCGGGGCTTACGGGACCAAACACGCCATTAGGTGCAAGGAAATTGAAGATTTTCTGTCTGGTAAAGTAATCACTGACAAAGTTCTGTATGAGGCTATCACCTTACTTGGCAATGTCGTGGTGCCTGAAGCCGGTACAAGCAATCCTGCTTACAGGTCAAGCTTGGCGCCGGGCTTCCTTTTCGAGTTCCTTCACACCTTAATAACTCATCATACTACAGATAAACCTTCAAATGTTTATAACTTGGATCCACCAAAACCATTACCAATGTTGTCTTCTTCACAACATGTTCCTATAACCAATGAATATAATCCGGTTGGTCAACCTGTTACTAAAGCTGGAGCTTCCCTTCAGGCTTCTGGTGAGGCtatctatgtggatgatatacCATCTCCCACAAACTGCCTCTACGGAGCATTCATCTATAGCACAAAGCCATTCGCACGGATAATAGGTATTCATTTCAAGGAAAATTTGGTACCTCATGGAGTTGTTGCAGTCATTTCTTGCAAGGATGTTCCTAAAGGTGGGAAAAATGTGGGTATGAAGACTGGATTAGGCTCAGTTCGCTTATTCGCAGAGGATTTCACCATTAATGTAGGCGAATGCATCGCCCTTGTG GTTGCAGATACGCAGAGACATGCGGATGCTGCAGCAAATCTTGCAGTCGTTGAATACGAAACAAAGGGTTTGGAACCACCAATCTTATGTGTAGAAGACGCGGTCAAGAAATCTAGTATGTTCGACATTATCCCTATCTTTTACCCACAACAAGTTGGTGACACATCAAAAGGAATGGCTGCAGCTGATCATCGAATTCTCAGCTCGGAA ATGCGTCTTGGGTCGCAATACTTCTTTTACATGGAGACGCAAACAGCTCTTGCAGTGCCAGATGAAGACAACTCAATTGTAGTATATAGTTCAAGTCAGACCCCTCAGTACGTACACACCTCTGTCGCTACTTGCCTAGGCATCCCTGAAAACAACGTCCGTGTCATAACCAGACGTGTCGGTGGAGGTTTTGGAGGAAAAGCTGTCATGTCAATGCCA GTTGCAACAGCTTGCGCGGTTGCTGCTAATAAACTGCAGCGTCCTGTGAGAACTTACGTAAACCGCAAGACCGATATGATAATGACTGGTGGGAGGCATCCAATGAAGATAACGTTCAGTGTGGGATTCAAATCCACGGGGAAGATCACAGCCTTGGAGCTAGAAATACTAATTGATGCAGGGGCTACTCTTGGTTTTAGTACGTTAATGTCATCAAATATCATAGGGGCGCTAAAGAAGTACAATTGGGGCGCTTTATCTTTTGATATCAAACTTTGTAAAACAAATCTTCTAAGCAGAGCAATCATGAGAGCCCCTGGGGACGTGCAGGGTACATATATCGCTGAAGCCATCATCGAAAATGTAGCGTCTAGCCTCTCCTTGGAGGTTGATACAATAAGAAAGATTAATTTCCATACATATGAGAGCTTAGCCCTGTTCTACAAGGACAGTGCTGGTGAACCACATGAGTACACTTTGTCTTCGATGTGGGATAAGGTTGGCGCATCTTCAAACTATGATGAGCGGGTTTCAATGGTCAGAGAGTTCAACGACTCTAACATGTGGACAAAACGAGGGATATCCCGATTACCCATTATTTATGAG GTTTCCATGTTTGCAACTCCAGGGAGAGTAAGTGTTTTAAGCGATGGAACAATTGTTGTTGAGGTTGGTGGAATCGAGCTAGGACAAGGAATATGGACAAAGGTGAAGCAGATGACTAGTTATGCTCTTGGTATGCTACAATGCGATGGAACTGAAGATCTCTTGGAGAAGATAAGAGTTGTACAATCAGATACATTGAGCATGGTCCAAGGGAATTTCACAGGAAGTAGCACAACATCGGAGGGGAGCTGCGCAGCTGTTCGTCTCTGCTGCGAAACCTTAGTCAAAAGATTGAAACCTTTGATGGAGAGATCGGGTGGTCCAATCAGCTGGAACAAGTTGATCTCTCAG GCTTATGCTCAGTCCGTGAACTTATCAGCTAGTGACTTGTATACTCCAGAAGAATTTCCCATGCGGTACCTTAACTATGGTGTTGCTGTCAGCGAG GTTGAAGTAGACCTTGTGACGGGACAAACTACGGTTCTACAGACAGATATCTTATATGACTGTGGAAAAAGCCTCAATCCCGCTGTCGATTTAGGACAg ATTGAAGGATCATTTGTGCAAGGACTTGGGTTTTTCATGCTTGAAGAGTACATAACAGATTCAGAAGGACTGGTTTTGACAGACAGCACATGGACATACAAGATTCCGACCGTTGACACCATTCCTAGACGGTTCAACGTCGAACTACTAAACAGTGGATGCCATGAAAAACGCGTACTCTCTTCTAAAG CCTCGGGAGAGCCTCCGTTGCTACTGGCAGCTTCGGTGCACTGTGCCACGAGACAGGCCGTTAAAGAAGCACGCAAACAGCTATGCATGTGGAAAGGTGAGGATGGTTCCTCCAGTTCAACGTTTCAGTTGCCTGTTCCGGCTACAATGCCGGTTGTGAAGGAGCTCTGCGGTGTCGATATCATTGAAAGCTATTTGGAGTGGAAATTATGCGCAAACTCAAAATTGTGA
- the LOC104780236 gene encoding indole-3-acetaldehyde oxidase-like isoform X5 — MSLVFAINGQRFDLELSSVDPSTTLLEFLRYQTPFKSVKFSCGEGGCGACVVLLSKYDPVLQHVEDFTVSSCLTLFCSINHCSITTSEGLGNSRDGFHPVHKRLSGFHASQCGFCTPGMSVSLFSALLDADKSHSSELTVVEAEKAISGNLCRCTGYRPIVDACKSFASDIDIEDLGLNSFCRKGDKDFIKSLPRFNSEKRVCTFPEFLKDEIKSMNSGMYRWCSPESVEELQSLLVGYKANGNGVSMKLVAGNTSVGYYKDERDYDKYIDITRIPQLKEIREKQNGVEIGSVVSISKVIAALKEIRVSPGVEKMFGKLATHMEKIAARFIRNLGSIGGNLVMAQRKQFPSDMATILLAAGAVVNIMSFPRGLEKLTLEEFLHGSPLEAHDLVVSFEIPFWHSETNSELLFETYRAAPRPNGNALAYLNAAFLAQVKDTAVVNCRLAFGAYGTKHAIRCKEIEDFLSGKVITDKVLYEAITLLGNVVVPEAGTSNPAYRSSLAPGFLFEFLHTLITHHTTDKPSNVYNLDPPKPLPMLSSSQHVPITNEYNPVGQPVTKAGASLQASGEAIYVDDIPSPTNCLYGAFIYSTKPFARIIGIHFKENLVPHGVVAVISCKDVPKGGKNVGMKTGLGSVRLFAEDFTINVGECIALVVADTQRHADAAANLAVVEYETKGLEPPILCVEDAVKKSSMFDIIPIFYPQQVGDTSKGMAAADHRILSSEMRLGSQYFFYMETQTALAVPDEDNSIVVYSSSQTPQYVHTSVATCLGIPENNVRVITRRVGGGFGGKAVMSMPVATACAVAANKLQRPVRTYVNRKTDMIMTGGRHPMKITFSVGFKSTGKITALELEILIDAGATLGFSTLMSSNIIGALKKYNWGALSFDIKLCKTNLLSRAIMRAPGDVQGTYIAEAIIENVASSLSLEVDTIRKINFHTYESLALFYKDSAGEPHEYTLSSMWDKVGASSNYDERVSMVREFNDSNMWTKRGISRLPIIYEVSMFATPGRVSVLSDGTIVVEVGGIELGQGIWTKVKQMTSYALGMLQCDGTEDLLEKIRVVQSDTLSMVQGNFTGSSTTSEGSCAAVRLCCETLVKRLKPLMERSGGPISWNKLISQAYAQSVNLSASDLYTPEEFPMRYLNYGVAVSEVEVDLVTGQTTVLQTDILYDCGKSLNPAVDLGQIEGSFVQGLGFFMLEEYITDSEGLVLTDSTWTYKIPTVDTIPRRFNVELLNSGCHEKRVLSSKASGEPPLLLAASVHCATRQAVKEARKQLCMWKGEDGSSSSTFQLPVPATMPVVKELCGVDIIESYLEWKLCANSKL, encoded by the exons ATGAGCTTGGTTTTCGCAATTAATGGGCAAAGGTTCGACCTTGAGCTCTCCTCCGTAGATCCTTCAACAACTTTGTTGGAGTTCCTTCGTTACCAGACTCCTTTCAAGAGTGTTAAGTTCAGCTGCGGCGAAG GAGGATgtggtgcttgtgttgttctTCTTTCCAAGTACGATCCTGTTCTACAACACGTAGAAGATTTCACTGTCAGCTCTTGTCTCACCCTTTTCTGCAGTATAAACCACTGCAGCATTACGACTTCAGAAGGACTTGGGAACAGCAGAGACGGTTTCCACCCGGTTCACAAGCGATTATCCGGTTTCCACGCCTCTCAGTGTGGTTTCTGCACACCAGGGATgtctgtttctctcttctctgcacTCTTAGACGCTGACAAGTCTCATTCTTCCGAGCTTACCGTTGTCGAAGCAGAGAAGGCTATCTCGGGAAACTTATGTCGGTGCACTGGCTACCGTCCGATTGTTGATGCTTGCAAGAGCTTTGCTTCGGATATTGACATTGAGGATCTTGGACTCAACTCTTTCTGTAGGAAAGGGGATAAGGATTTTATTAAGAGTTTACCACGATTTAATAGTGAGAAGCGTGTCTGTACATTTCCAGAGTTTCTCAAGGATGAGATTAAGTCTATGAATTCAGGGATGTACAGATGGTGCAGTCCGGAGAGTGTTGAGGAACTCCAGAGCTTATTGGTAGGTTACAAGGCTAATGGTAATGGAGTTTCAATGAAACTGGTTGCTGGTAACACAAGTGTGGGGTACTATAAGGATGAAAGAGA TTATGACAAATACATAGATATAACTCGAATCCCGCAGCTGAAAGAGATAAGAGAAAAACAGAATGGGGTTGAGATAGGATCAGTGGTATCAATATCTAAAGTTATTGCTGCTTTGAAGGAGATTAGGGTCTCACCGGGAGTGGAGAAGATGTTTGGAAAACTTGCTACTCATATGGAAAAGATTGCGGCGAGATTTATTAGGAACTTAGGTAGCATTGGGGGAAACCTTGTCATGGCTCAGAGGAAACAGTTTCCTTCTGACATGGCCACCATACTTCTTGCAGCTGGTGCAGTTGTTAACATAATGAGCTTTCCAAGAGGACTCGAAAAGCTAACACTGGAAGAGTTTCTCCACGGATCTCCTCTTGAGGCTCATGATCTGGTTGTGAGTTTTGAAATTCCATTTTGGCATTCTGAAACAAACTCTGAATTGCTCTTTGAAACCTATCGAGCTGCACCGCGTCCAAATGGAAACGCTCTGGCTTACCTGAATGCTGCTTTCTTAGCTCAAGTGAAGGATACAGCGGTAGTTAACTGTAGATTGGCTTTCGGGGCTTACGGGACCAAACACGCCATTAGGTGCAAGGAAATTGAAGATTTTCTGTCTGGTAAAGTAATCACTGACAAAGTTCTGTATGAGGCTATCACCTTACTTGGCAATGTCGTGGTGCCTGAAGCCGGTACAAGCAATCCTGCTTACAGGTCAAGCTTGGCGCCGGGCTTCCTTTTCGAGTTCCTTCACACCTTAATAACTCATCATACTACAGATAAACCTTCAAATGTTTATAACTTGGATCCACCAAAACCATTACCAATGTTGTCTTCTTCACAACATGTTCCTATAACCAATGAATATAATCCGGTTGGTCAACCTGTTACTAAAGCTGGAGCTTCCCTTCAGGCTTCTGGTGAGGCtatctatgtggatgatatacCATCTCCCACAAACTGCCTCTACGGAGCATTCATCTATAGCACAAAGCCATTCGCACGGATAATAGGTATTCATTTCAAGGAAAATTTGGTACCTCATGGAGTTGTTGCAGTCATTTCTTGCAAGGATGTTCCTAAAGGTGGGAAAAATGTGGGTATGAAGACTGGATTAGGCTCAGTTCGCTTATTCGCAGAGGATTTCACCATTAATGTAGGCGAATGCATCGCCCTTGTG GTTGCAGATACGCAGAGACATGCGGATGCTGCAGCAAATCTTGCAGTCGTTGAATACGAAACAAAGGGTTTGGAACCACCAATCTTATGTGTAGAAGACGCGGTCAAGAAATCTAGTATGTTCGACATTATCCCTATCTTTTACCCACAACAAGTTGGTGACACATCAAAAGGAATGGCTGCAGCTGATCATCGAATTCTCAGCTCGGAA ATGCGTCTTGGGTCGCAATACTTCTTTTACATGGAGACGCAAACAGCTCTTGCAGTGCCAGATGAAGACAACTCAATTGTAGTATATAGTTCAAGTCAGACCCCTCAGTACGTACACACCTCTGTCGCTACTTGCCTAGGCATCCCTGAAAACAACGTCCGTGTCATAACCAGACGTGTCGGTGGAGGTTTTGGAGGAAAAGCTGTCATGTCAATGCCA GTTGCAACAGCTTGCGCGGTTGCTGCTAATAAACTGCAGCGTCCTGTGAGAACTTACGTAAACCGCAAGACCGATATGATAATGACTGGTGGGAGGCATCCAATGAAGATAACGTTCAGTGTGGGATTCAAATCCACGGGGAAGATCACAGCCTTGGAGCTAGAAATACTAATTGATGCAGGGGCTACTCTTGGTTTTAGTACGTTAATGTCATCAAATATCATAGGGGCGCTAAAGAAGTACAATTGGGGCGCTTTATCTTTTGATATCAAACTTTGTAAAACAAATCTTCTAAGCAGAGCAATCATGAGAGCCCCTGGGGACGTGCAGGGTACATATATCGCTGAAGCCATCATCGAAAATGTAGCGTCTAGCCTCTCCTTGGAGGTTGATACAATAAGAAAGATTAATTTCCATACATATGAGAGCTTAGCCCTGTTCTACAAGGACAGTGCTGGTGAACCACATGAGTACACTTTGTCTTCGATGTGGGATAAGGTTGGCGCATCTTCAAACTATGATGAGCGGGTTTCAATGGTCAGAGAGTTCAACGACTCTAACATGTGGACAAAACGAGGGATATCCCGATTACCCATTATTTATGAG GTTTCCATGTTTGCAACTCCAGGGAGAGTAAGTGTTTTAAGCGATGGAACAATTGTTGTTGAGGTTGGTGGAATCGAGCTAGGACAAGGAATATGGACAAAGGTGAAGCAGATGACTAGTTATGCTCTTGGTATGCTACAATGCGATGGAACTGAAGATCTCTTGGAGAAGATAAGAGTTGTACAATCAGATACATTGAGCATGGTCCAAGGGAATTTCACAGGAAGTAGCACAACATCGGAGGGGAGCTGCGCAGCTGTTCGTCTCTGCTGCGAAACCTTAGTCAAAAGATTGAAACCTTTGATGGAGAGATCGGGTGGTCCAATCAGCTGGAACAAGTTGATCTCTCAG GCTTATGCTCAGTCCGTGAACTTATCAGCTAGTGACTTGTATACTCCAGAAGAATTTCCCATGCGGTACCTTAACTATGGTGTTGCTGTCAGCGAG GTTGAAGTAGACCTTGTGACGGGACAAACTACGGTTCTACAGACAGATATCTTATATGACTGTGGAAAAAGCCTCAATCCCGCTGTCGATTTAGGACAg ATTGAAGGATCATTTGTGCAAGGACTTGGGTTTTTCATGCTTGAAGAGTACATAACAGATTCAGAAGGACTGGTTTTGACAGACAGCACATGGACATACAAGATTCCGACCGTTGACACCATTCCTAGACGGTTCAACGTCGAACTACTAAACAGTGGATGCCATGAAAAACGCGTACTCTCTTCTAAAG CCTCGGGAGAGCCTCCGTTGCTACTGGCAGCTTCGGTGCACTGTGCCACGAGACAGGCCGTTAAAGAAGCACGCAAACAGCTATGCATGTGGAAAGGTGAGGATGGTTCCTCCAGTTCAACGTTTCAGTTGCCTGTTCCGGCTACAATGCCGGTTGTGAAGGAGCTCTGCGGTGTCGATATCATTGAAAGCTATTTGGAGTGGAAATTATGCGCAAACTCAAAATTGTGA